One genomic segment of Salinigranum rubrum includes these proteins:
- a CDS encoding Ldh family oxidoreductase has protein sequence MVTVAPSEVEPFVEDVCCALGCDEETADAVATSLVLSDRQGHASHGVFRIGQYADRVERGAVDATATPTVERTGAGTALVDGNRAFGQAVGRVATDEVTAQAEGGVGAVGITNVGHLGRIGEWAQRATERGYLFVALVRGSTQSVAPPNSADRCFSTNPVVFGVPTFDALSFSIVIDMATSQVAHGKIRTKAADGEPIPEGWAIDEDGEPLLDARAFAEGRGAILPLGGTVAGHKGYGLCVAAELFAAILGTSPVIGQATGSAAAFVAVDPTVFLPVEEIEARVEALASLVRNATYIEGTGLLPGEPEYRAMRETDEHGLELGPGTVAELQRVAETYGLEGSLPAGTERLG, from the coding sequence ATGGTCACAGTCGCCCCGTCCGAGGTCGAACCGTTCGTCGAAGACGTCTGCTGCGCGCTGGGATGCGACGAGGAGACGGCGGACGCCGTCGCGACATCGCTCGTTCTCTCGGATCGACAGGGACACGCCTCCCACGGCGTCTTCCGCATCGGCCAGTACGCCGACCGCGTGGAGCGGGGTGCGGTCGACGCGACGGCGACTCCGACGGTCGAACGAACGGGAGCGGGTACCGCACTCGTCGACGGAAACCGCGCGTTCGGACAGGCCGTCGGACGGGTCGCGACGGACGAGGTGACGGCGCAAGCGGAGGGTGGTGTGGGGGCCGTCGGCATCACCAACGTCGGCCACCTGGGTCGCATCGGCGAGTGGGCACAGCGTGCCACGGAGCGGGGATACCTGTTCGTCGCGCTGGTCAGGGGGTCGACCCAGTCGGTCGCACCGCCGAACAGCGCGGACCGGTGCTTCTCGACGAACCCGGTCGTGTTCGGGGTGCCCACGTTCGACGCGCTTTCGTTCTCCATCGTCATCGACATGGCGACGAGCCAGGTCGCCCACGGCAAGATACGGACGAAAGCGGCGGACGGAGAGCCAATTCCCGAGGGGTGGGCGATCGACGAGGACGGCGAACCGCTCCTCGACGCGCGGGCGTTCGCCGAGGGGAGGGGTGCCATCCTCCCGCTGGGGGGAACGGTCGCCGGACACAAGGGGTACGGCCTCTGTGTCGCCGCCGAACTCTTCGCCGCCATCCTCGGGACGTCGCCGGTCATCGGCCAGGCCACGGGGAGCGCCGCGGCGTTCGTCGCTGTCGACCCGACGGTCTTCCTTCCGGTCGAGGAGATCGAGGCGCGAGTCGAGGCGCTCGCGTCGCTCGTCCGGAACGCGACGTACATCGAGGGCACGGGGCTGTTGCCCGGCGAACCGGAGTACCGGGCGATGCGCGAGACCGACGAACACGGGCTCGAACTCGGCCCCGGGACCGTCGCCGAACTCCAGCGGGTCGCCGAGACGTACGGACTCGAAGGCTCGCTCCCCGCAGGGACCGAGAGACTCGGCTGA
- a CDS encoding SDR family NAD(P)-dependent oxidoreductase, with translation MSTVFVTGAASGIGRATALRLAGRGHRVVAFDVDADGLASLPSAIETHVGDVTDEERVRETLPSDLDALVNCAATYELGAVEDADWEVVERQFRVNVFGTLAVTRAALPLLRANGGRVVTLSSVLGRASLPLHGVYAGTKHAVEGVFDALRAEQDDVDVVLVEPGAVRTGFTERAKAGLDGDSVHRDLSDRVARHYDPGGVPPERVARVVVRAVESSAPKARYLVTGQARLLLFCRALLPEPLYDRVALARVRNRSVPRASLELIGDALSAGVTRVLGRHG, from the coding sequence ATGTCGACCGTGTTCGTCACCGGCGCCGCCTCCGGCATCGGCCGCGCCACCGCGCTTCGTCTCGCCGGCCGCGGCCACCGCGTCGTCGCCTTCGACGTCGACGCCGACGGCCTCGCCTCGCTTCCCTCCGCCATCGAAACGCACGTCGGCGACGTCACCGACGAGGAGCGCGTCCGCGAGACGCTCCCGTCGGACCTCGACGCGCTCGTCAACTGCGCGGCGACGTACGAACTCGGAGCCGTCGAAGACGCGGACTGGGAGGTCGTCGAGAGACAGTTTCGCGTCAACGTGTTCGGCACGCTCGCAGTCACGCGAGCGGCGCTGCCCCTCCTGCGGGCGAACGGTGGTCGCGTCGTCACCCTCTCGTCCGTGCTGGGTCGAGCCTCACTCCCCTTGCACGGCGTCTACGCCGGGACGAAACACGCCGTCGAGGGCGTCTTCGACGCGCTCCGCGCCGAGCAGGACGACGTCGACGTCGTGCTCGTCGAACCCGGGGCCGTTCGGACGGGCTTCACCGAGCGGGCGAAGGCCGGCCTCGACGGCGACTCGGTCCATCGTGACCTCTCCGACCGCGTGGCCCGCCACTACGACCCCGGCGGCGTCCCGCCCGAGCGGGTTGCCCGCGTCGTCGTCAGGGCGGTCGAATCGTCGGCACCGAAGGCGCGTTACCTCGTCACCGGCCAGGCGCGGTTGCTCCTTTTCTGCCGCGCACTCCTCCCCGAACCGCTCTACGACCGGGTCGCGCTCGCTCGGGTGCGGAACCGCAGCGTCCCCCGGGCCTCGCTGGAGTTGATCGGAGACGCGCTCTCCGCGGGCGTCACCCGTGTCCTCGGCCGTCACGGCTAG
- a CDS encoding HpcH/HpaI aldolase/citrate lyase family protein: MTEAVTLRRSQLATPGSDPKMISRAPDSGADEAFLDLEDSVAPAKKVGARENVIEGLREYDWSETKPCFRMNGVETEWWYDDVIEVVTEAGEYLDTIMVPMCHDASYVQSVDDLLTQVEHNAGLEVGRIGLQCQIESATGMTNVAEVARASPRIESLVFGPGDYTASVGAAGLTIGSGEGYPGHYWHYQLARIAHAAKAEGLQVVDGPYADIEDTEGFRDSCRHASLLGCDGKWAIHPNQIEPANEVFAPSREEAERAERIVTEYERAMEAGKGAVSVDGEMVDEATNKMAQRIVARARQADVLSGGASAD, translated from the coding sequence ATGACTGAAGCGGTCACGCTCCGCCGGTCGCAACTCGCCACCCCGGGGAGCGACCCGAAGATGATCTCGCGCGCCCCCGACTCGGGGGCGGACGAGGCGTTCCTCGACCTCGAAGACAGCGTCGCGCCCGCGAAGAAGGTGGGCGCGAGGGAGAACGTCATCGAGGGGCTCCGCGAGTACGACTGGTCGGAGACGAAGCCCTGCTTCCGGATGAACGGCGTCGAGACCGAGTGGTGGTACGACGACGTCATCGAGGTGGTGACCGAGGCGGGCGAGTATCTCGACACCATCATGGTGCCGATGTGCCACGACGCCTCCTACGTCCAGAGCGTCGACGACCTGCTCACCCAGGTCGAACACAACGCGGGGCTCGAAGTCGGCCGGATCGGCCTGCAGTGTCAGATCGAGTCGGCGACGGGGATGACGAACGTCGCGGAGGTCGCCCGCGCCTCGCCCAGAATCGAGTCGCTGGTGTTCGGTCCCGGCGACTACACCGCGAGCGTCGGCGCCGCCGGACTCACCATCGGTTCCGGCGAGGGCTACCCGGGCCACTACTGGCACTACCAACTCGCTCGCATCGCCCACGCCGCGAAGGCCGAGGGGTTGCAGGTCGTCGACGGTCCCTACGCGGACATCGAGGACACCGAGGGGTTCCGCGATTCCTGCCGGCACGCCTCGCTGCTCGGCTGTGACGGCAAGTGGGCCATCCACCCGAACCAGATCGAACCCGCGAACGAGGTGTTCGCCCCCTCTCGGGAAGAAGCAGAGCGCGCCGAGCGCATCGTCACCGAGTACGAGCGGGCGATGGAGGCGGGCAAGGGCGCGGTGAGCGTCGACGGCGAGATGGTCGACGAGGCGACGAACAAGATGGCACAGCGCATCGTCGCCCGCGCGCGGCAGGCGGACGTGCTCTCGGGAGGTGCGAGCGCGGACTGA
- a CDS encoding ABC transporter permease codes for MSVLSTVLALVSQLSSVGFRTVARREIERFLRRPKNTFAPPLITNVLYFSVFGVILGQRINTVNDIPYILFILPGLVVLGAISNAFENASFSIFHGRWNRYIEEALTSPLSYSTMVAGYTVAGVVRGLLVGFLIAVVGAVFTSVGVARPFYLVAFGLVITFLFASIGIVGGLWADDWDDLTMMNQFIVRPLVFFGGVFYSLAELPPLLRDLSLLNPMVYMVNGVRYGFLGQSEVDPNVSLVVLAGLTVALVGLNITLFKRGYGLTE; via the coding sequence ATGTCCGTCCTCTCGACCGTTCTCGCGCTCGTCTCACAGCTGTCGTCGGTGGGCTTCCGGACCGTGGCTCGCCGCGAGATAGAGCGGTTCCTCCGCCGGCCGAAGAACACCTTCGCCCCGCCGCTCATCACGAACGTCCTCTACTTCTCGGTGTTCGGCGTCATCCTCGGCCAGCGAATCAACACGGTCAACGACATCCCGTACATCCTCTTCATCCTCCCCGGACTGGTCGTCCTGGGGGCCATCTCGAACGCGTTCGAGAACGCCTCCTTCTCCATCTTCCACGGCCGGTGGAACCGCTACATCGAGGAGGCGCTGACCTCTCCGCTCTCGTATTCGACGATGGTCGCCGGCTACACCGTCGCCGGCGTCGTCCGGGGACTGCTCGTCGGGTTCCTCATCGCCGTGGTCGGCGCAGTCTTCACCAGCGTCGGCGTCGCCCGACCGTTCTACCTCGTCGCGTTCGGTCTCGTCATCACGTTCCTCTTCGCCTCCATCGGCATCGTCGGCGGCCTCTGGGCCGACGACTGGGACGACCTGACGATGATGAACCAGTTCATCGTCCGCCCGCTGGTCTTTTTCGGCGGCGTCTTCTACTCGCTGGCCGAACTCCCGCCCCTCTTGCGGGACCTCTCGCTCCTCAACCCGATGGTGTACATGGTCAACGGCGTCCGGTACGGCTTCCTCGGCCAGAGCGAGGTCGACCCGAACGTCTCGCTCGTCGTCCTCGCGGGGCTGACGGTCGCGCTCGTCGGCCTGAACATCACGCTGTTCAAGCGCGGCTACGGCCTGACCGAATAA
- a CDS encoding AbrB/MazE/SpoVT family DNA-binding domain-containing protein gives MKRKVQQLGSSTLAVTVPADWARTHDIQKGDEVIIQQDESGGSLLVVPDQPTIEDVESTIDAGSLDPKALERAVVSQYVLGRQLIRIEADEPLDPAYHDAVMRAERRLMGLGIVEQAECEITIRCTVAPSDFDLPTLLGRLSRTERTMRTAAVAAVLDGDPDRARTVESRYERAQKLFHLFLRLVFATYRNPRLNHAVGLDTGFPLIGYRSVAQDLSLMTGIAREIASLVADGEMEATDDETAARLDDLADALDEAVTATIAAVTTPEYPATEAARDAFATVDDRVEAMNDHLAAARPEPLLELQRTVVLLERSAQHARDSLSVATHLALRSSPEIVEEE, from the coding sequence ATGAAGCGGAAGGTACAGCAACTGGGTTCGTCGACGCTCGCGGTGACGGTCCCCGCGGACTGGGCGCGGACCCACGACATCCAGAAGGGTGACGAGGTGATCATCCAGCAGGACGAGAGCGGCGGTTCGTTGCTCGTCGTCCCGGACCAGCCGACCATCGAGGACGTCGAATCGACGATCGATGCCGGGTCGCTCGACCCCAAGGCCCTCGAACGGGCGGTGGTCTCCCAGTACGTCCTCGGCCGTCAGCTGATCCGTATCGAGGCGGACGAACCGCTCGACCCCGCGTACCACGACGCGGTGATGCGGGCCGAGCGTCGGCTGATGGGCCTCGGAATCGTCGAACAGGCCGAGTGCGAGATAACGATCCGGTGCACCGTCGCGCCGAGCGATTTCGACCTCCCGACGCTCCTCGGTCGGCTCAGTCGGACGGAGCGCACGATGCGGACGGCGGCGGTCGCGGCCGTCCTCGACGGCGACCCCGACCGGGCCCGGACCGTCGAAAGCCGGTACGAGCGGGCACAGAAGCTGTTCCATCTCTTTCTCAGGCTCGTGTTCGCCACCTACCGGAACCCGCGGCTCAACCACGCGGTCGGGTTAGACACCGGCTTTCCGCTCATCGGCTACCGGTCCGTCGCGCAGGACCTCTCGTTGATGACCGGAATCGCCCGGGAGATCGCGTCGCTCGTGGCCGACGGGGAGATGGAGGCGACCGACGACGAGACCGCGGCGCGCTTAGACGACCTCGCGGACGCGCTCGACGAGGCCGTGACGGCGACTATCGCCGCCGTGACGACGCCGGAGTACCCCGCCACGGAGGCGGCCCGTGACGCGTTCGCGACCGTCGACGACCGGGTTGAGGCGATGAACGACCACCTGGCGGCGGCGCGTCCGGAGCCGCTGTTGGAACTGCAGCGAACCGTCGTGCTGCTCGAACGGAGCGCACAGCACGCGCGCGACAGCCTCTCGGTGGCGACCCACCTCGCGCTCCGGTCGTCGCCGGAAATCGTCGAGGAAGAGTAG
- a CDS encoding sodium:solute symporter family protein, whose amino-acid sequence MSVILYGLVGMILLTMAVGLYVAKKIEGDSVNYIVAGRGLVLPLAAATLMAQSLDANATLGNTDLTANFGFWAGAALPIGLAGCLFLTGLFFAKPMNRMDLMTLPDFYRRKYGRVTEVVASLIMVLSFSLLLGGNLVAGGFLFQTFMGTTFVQGVLVISAVVFVYTIAGGLFAVAYTDVIQAVVALTGSLALIAYVAINYGITIPDGMGPTALVQINPLDNSAGSWINLATIFALALGDIVAIDFMERVFAADSPETAQKACFAGSAGTLIIGIPFSIVALSAGSILDSIGVEAGNQAVLYVLLQEAVPPWLAVLVLAGIVAASLSTGDGAILGTSAALARNVLGIRDPDSPGEGVKADGSGFLSEGSDKLLATTRVMAVPITILGAFFAIQVSATGMLLVLAFDVAFAGLLVPLAFGIYKPDIATAPAALAGMLAGSLTRLAFFVLLPTTYAIQNNLLYIENSLVPAGWDGLVTFIAPVVGLGVFLGVAFVTKDDYPTPTVTAGRRRTIVAGGDDDG is encoded by the coding sequence GTGAGCGTCATCCTCTACGGTCTGGTCGGGATGATACTGCTGACGATGGCCGTCGGACTGTACGTCGCCAAGAAGATCGAGGGCGACAGCGTCAACTACATCGTCGCGGGCCGTGGACTCGTCCTCCCGCTGGCCGCGGCCACGCTGATGGCGCAGTCGCTGGACGCGAACGCGACGCTGGGGAACACCGACCTCACCGCCAACTTCGGGTTCTGGGCCGGCGCGGCGCTCCCCATCGGCCTCGCTGGCTGTCTGTTCCTCACCGGCCTGTTCTTCGCGAAGCCGATGAACCGCATGGACCTCATGACGCTCCCGGACTTCTACCGACGCAAGTACGGTCGGGTGACGGAGGTCGTCGCGTCGCTCATCATGGTGCTGTCGTTCTCGCTCCTCCTCGGCGGGAACCTGGTCGCCGGTGGCTTCCTCTTTCAGACGTTCATGGGGACGACGTTCGTCCAGGGCGTGCTCGTCATCTCCGCCGTGGTGTTCGTCTACACCATCGCGGGCGGACTGTTCGCCGTCGCCTACACGGACGTCATCCAGGCCGTCGTCGCGCTGACCGGGTCGCTCGCCCTCATCGCGTACGTCGCCATCAACTACGGGATCACGATTCCCGACGGGATGGGGCCGACGGCGCTCGTCCAGATCAACCCGCTGGACAACTCCGCCGGGTCGTGGATAAACCTCGCGACCATCTTCGCGCTGGCGCTGGGCGACATCGTCGCCATCGACTTCATGGAGCGGGTGTTCGCCGCCGACAGCCCCGAGACGGCGCAGAAAGCGTGTTTCGCCGGGTCGGCCGGGACGCTCATCATCGGCATCCCCTTCTCCATCGTCGCGCTGTCGGCCGGCAGCATCCTCGACTCCATCGGCGTCGAGGCCGGCAACCAGGCCGTCCTGTACGTCCTGCTGCAGGAGGCGGTGCCGCCGTGGCTCGCCGTGTTAGTGCTGGCGGGCATCGTCGCCGCGTCGCTCTCGACCGGCGACGGAGCCATTCTCGGCACCTCCGCGGCCCTGGCGCGGAACGTCCTGGGTATCCGCGACCCTGATTCGCCCGGCGAGGGCGTGAAAGCCGACGGGTCCGGGTTCCTCAGCGAGGGGTCGGACAAACTCCTGGCCACCACCCGAGTCATGGCCGTCCCCATCACGATTCTCGGCGCGTTCTTCGCCATCCAGGTGAGCGCCACCGGGATGTTGCTGGTGCTGGCGTTCGACGTGGCGTTCGCGGGCCTCTTGGTTCCGCTGGCGTTCGGCATCTACAAACCGGACATCGCCACGGCACCGGCCGCGCTGGCCGGGATGCTCGCGGGCTCTCTGACCCGGCTGGCCTTTTTCGTCCTGCTGCCGACCACGTACGCCATCCAGAACAACCTCCTGTACATCGAGAACAGCCTCGTGCCGGCGGGCTGGGACGGGCTGGTGACGTTCATCGCACCGGTTGTGGGGCTGGGCGTCTTCCTCGGCGTCGCCTTCGTCACCAAGGACGACTACCCGACACCCACGGTCACCGCGGGGAGACGGCGCACCATCGTCGCCGGGGGTGACGACGATGGGTGA
- a CDS encoding SLC13 family permease: protein MVALTPGIVVVFALILVALVLFATEPVPVDVTAISVMVTLMLVEPVSGLFVDVGLLGSPIPMVSPEEGLSGFANAATLTVLAMFILSEGVQRTGIVQKLGAFISRYTVDSESRQLGATIGVVAPISGFINNTAAVAILLPMVTDLAERGGTSPSKLLLPLSYASMFGGMLTLIGTSTNILASELSDRLLGQPFGMFEFTQLGLVVSLVGTVYLLTLGRVLTPERIKPRIDLTEEFEMADYLTEVMVREDSPLVGMRVSEALVETDFDVDLLQLIRHNKVFLEPLGPKEIQVGDVFALRTDRDTLVGFLDEEGLDLVPVTVDEAELEAAGEGQNLVEVVIAPGSSLVGESLVSSRFRQRYDATVLALRRGGELVRKRLDSVQFRVGDTLLVQAATESIERMDQNRDFIVAQEVERHDFRESKIPVAVGIVAVVVALAALDFVPIVVSALAGAMAMVATRCLRPTEIYDAVQWDVIFLLAGVIPLGIAMERTGAAELLAEFVVLSSELLPLVGVLGLFYVVTALLTNVISNNASVVLMVPVAVEAATTLGANAFSFVLAVTFAASTAFMTPVGYQTNLFVYGPGGYRFTDYMRVGGPMQLIFAVATTLGIVFFFGL from the coding sequence GTGGTCGCGCTCACACCCGGCATCGTCGTCGTCTTCGCGCTCATCCTCGTGGCCCTCGTGCTGTTCGCCACCGAGCCGGTACCGGTGGACGTGACGGCCATCTCGGTGATGGTCACGCTGATGCTCGTCGAGCCGGTGTCGGGGCTGTTCGTCGACGTGGGCCTCCTCGGTTCGCCGATTCCGATGGTCTCACCCGAGGAGGGGCTGTCGGGCTTCGCCAACGCCGCGACGCTCACCGTACTGGCGATGTTCATCCTGAGCGAGGGCGTCCAGCGGACGGGCATCGTCCAGAAACTCGGGGCGTTCATCTCGCGGTACACCGTCGACAGCGAGAGCCGCCAACTCGGCGCGACCATCGGCGTCGTCGCCCCCATCTCGGGCTTCATCAACAACACCGCGGCCGTCGCTATCCTCCTCCCGATGGTGACCGATCTGGCGGAGCGCGGCGGTACCTCCCCCTCGAAGCTCCTCTTACCGCTCTCGTACGCGTCGATGTTCGGCGGGATGCTCACCCTCATCGGCACCTCGACGAACATCCTCGCCTCCGAACTGTCGGACAGGCTGCTGGGCCAGCCGTTCGGCATGTTCGAGTTCACCCAACTCGGACTGGTCGTGAGCCTCGTCGGCACCGTCTACCTCCTCACCCTGGGGCGCGTGCTGACGCCCGAGCGCATCAAACCGCGAATCGACCTCACCGAGGAGTTCGAGATGGCCGACTACCTCACCGAGGTAATGGTGCGCGAGGACTCGCCACTGGTGGGAATGCGGGTGTCCGAGGCGCTGGTCGAGACCGACTTCGACGTCGACCTCCTCCAGCTTATCCGCCACAACAAGGTGTTCCTCGAACCGCTCGGCCCGAAGGAGATACAGGTCGGCGACGTGTTCGCGCTGCGGACCGACCGCGACACCCTCGTGGGCTTTCTCGACGAGGAGGGGCTCGACCTCGTCCCGGTCACCGTCGACGAGGCCGAACTCGAAGCCGCCGGCGAGGGGCAGAACCTCGTCGAGGTGGTCATCGCGCCCGGGTCGTCGCTCGTCGGCGAGTCGCTCGTCAGTTCGCGGTTTCGCCAGCGCTACGACGCGACCGTTCTCGCGCTCCGCCGCGGCGGGGAACTCGTCCGCAAACGCCTCGACAGCGTCCAGTTCCGCGTCGGCGACACCCTGTTGGTGCAGGCCGCCACCGAGAGCATCGAGCGGATGGACCAGAACCGCGACTTCATCGTCGCCCAGGAGGTCGAGCGCCACGACTTCCGCGAGTCGAAGATTCCCGTCGCCGTCGGCATCGTCGCCGTCGTCGTCGCGCTCGCGGCGCTCGATTTCGTCCCCATCGTCGTGAGCGCACTCGCGGGCGCGATGGCGATGGTCGCCACGCGCTGTCTCCGCCCGACCGAGATTTACGACGCCGTCCAGTGGGACGTCATCTTCCTCCTCGCGGGCGTCATCCCGCTCGGCATCGCCATGGAACGGACGGGTGCGGCCGAACTCCTCGCGGAGTTCGTCGTCCTGAGTTCGGAACTCCTCCCCCTCGTGGGCGTCCTCGGACTCTTTTACGTCGTGACGGCGCTCCTGACGAACGTCATCTCGAACAACGCGAGCGTCGTGCTGATGGTTCCGGTCGCGGTGGAGGCCGCGACGACACTCGGTGCCAACGCCTTCTCGTTCGTTCTCGCCGTCACGTTCGCGGCGTCGACGGCGTTCATGACGCCCGTCGGCTACCAGACGAACCTCTTCGTCTACGGTCCCGGCGGCTACCGGTTCACCGACTACATGCGCGTCGGCGGCCCGATGCAACTCATCTTCGCCGTGGCGACGACGCTCGGTATCGTGTTCTTCTTCGGGTTGTGA
- a CDS encoding agmatinase family protein, whose amino-acid sequence MTERTGEDIYGDKHKEANEPIFSGVPTFLKLPEVERDELDEEDVDVGILGAPLDTATTIRPGTRYGPRAVRAASTVPSPPYEHFNIETGVDPFDTYSVADTGDAAVSPGDTRQSQLNIEEAVAEVSEQATPIVIGGDHSISYPDIKGWAEANGYDDIGLVHFDCHADTGDEGLTGFKYDHGAWVKRVYDDGLMAGENYTLIGPRGFWPGPDTYEEMREAGMKWYTSMDVGAMDLDDIVTDAVQRATDGTDAVWVSFDVDVMEPAYAPGTGEPEPGGLIPREAIYMVREVVKALDPDDFGFDVVEVSPAYDASDTNSYNGGITSGLANRLIIEVLGSMALAEKGVQSGDPIRPKEPLGPTAPAESPADD is encoded by the coding sequence ATGACAGAACGCACTGGCGAAGACATCTACGGCGACAAGCACAAGGAAGCGAACGAACCCATCTTCAGCGGCGTCCCGACGTTCCTCAAACTGCCCGAGGTCGAGCGGGACGAACTCGACGAGGAGGACGTCGACGTGGGTATCCTCGGGGCTCCGCTGGACACCGCGACGACGATTCGGCCGGGGACCCGGTACGGGCCCAGAGCGGTCCGCGCGGCGTCGACCGTCCCGTCGCCGCCGTACGAGCACTTCAACATCGAAACGGGCGTCGACCCCTTCGACACCTACAGCGTGGCCGACACCGGCGACGCCGCGGTCTCTCCCGGTGACACCCGACAGAGTCAACTGAACATCGAGGAGGCCGTCGCCGAGGTCAGCGAGCAGGCGACGCCCATCGTCATCGGCGGCGACCACTCCATCAGCTACCCCGACATCAAGGGTTGGGCCGAGGCCAACGGCTACGACGACATCGGCCTCGTCCACTTCGACTGCCACGCCGACACCGGCGACGAGGGCCTGACGGGCTTCAAGTACGACCACGGCGCGTGGGTCAAGCGCGTGTACGACGACGGCCTCATGGCCGGCGAGAACTACACGCTCATCGGGCCGCGCGGCTTCTGGCCCGGACCCGACACGTACGAGGAGATGCGCGAGGCCGGGATGAAGTGGTACACGTCGATGGACGTCGGCGCGATGGACCTCGACGACATCGTCACCGACGCCGTCCAGCGGGCGACCGACGGAACCGACGCCGTCTGGGTCTCCTTCGACGTGGACGTGATGGAACCGGCGTACGCGCCCGGGACCGGTGAACCCGAGCCCGGCGGCCTGATTCCCCGAGAGGCCATCTACATGGTCCGGGAAGTCGTCAAGGCGCTCGACCCCGACGACTTCGGGTTCGACGTCGTGGAGGTGTCGCCGGCGTACGACGCGAGCGACACGAACTCCTACAACGGGGGCATCACCAGCGGCCTCGCCAACCGCCTCATCATCGAGGTGCTGGGGAGCATGGCGCTGGCCGAGAAGGGCGTACAGAGCGGCGACCCGATCCGGCCGAAGGAACCGCTCGGTCCGACCGCGCCCGCCGAGTCGCCCGCCGACGACTGA
- the aceA gene encoding isocitrate lyase produces the protein MSDAPLEPTAMDSDTFTRDVDNPMARELRRKLDEQTYVFAPGLYHALDARLAEMTGHDAAYMSGYSTVLGQFGFPDLEMVTMTEMVENAKRIVEACNIPVVADCDTGYGGVHNVRRAVREYEKAGVAAVHIEDQTSPKRCGHIAGKQIVSREEARSRFDAAVDAKQSEDTVIIARTDAYGSANGDWEEHLERGRIYADAGVDLVWPEMPDPSREDAINYAETIHETHPDLDLAFNYSSSFAWSEEEDPLTFQELGEMGYKYIFITLFGLHSGAHAVYEDFRRLAEDAEEAQFDLEGRYLDHPTESHHELSFVSRYQDIEMEFDPLARERIEGSEGFSEEESDPLTSGDEADPVSSESDDD, from the coding sequence ATGAGCGACGCCCCGCTCGAACCGACGGCGATGGACTCGGACACGTTCACCCGCGACGTCGACAACCCGATGGCGCGCGAACTCCGGCGAAAGCTCGACGAGCAGACGTACGTCTTCGCTCCCGGACTCTACCACGCGCTCGACGCCCGACTCGCCGAGATGACGGGCCACGACGCCGCGTACATGTCCGGCTACTCCACCGTCTTGGGTCAGTTCGGTTTCCCCGACCTGGAGATGGTGACGATGACCGAGATGGTCGAGAACGCCAAGCGAATCGTCGAGGCGTGTAACATCCCCGTCGTCGCGGACTGCGACACCGGCTACGGCGGCGTCCACAACGTTCGACGCGCCGTCCGCGAGTACGAGAAGGCCGGCGTCGCCGCGGTCCACATCGAGGACCAGACGTCGCCCAAGCGCTGCGGCCACATCGCGGGCAAGCAGATCGTCTCCCGCGAGGAGGCCCGCTCGCGCTTCGACGCCGCCGTCGACGCGAAGCAAAGCGAGGACACCGTCATCATCGCCCGGACCGACGCCTACGGTTCGGCGAACGGTGACTGGGAGGAACACCTCGAGAGAGGACGGATATACGCCGACGCCGGGGTCGACCTCGTCTGGCCGGAGATGCCCGACCCCTCACGTGAAGACGCGATCAACTACGCCGAAACCATCCACGAGACGCACCCCGACCTCGACCTCGCGTTCAACTACTCGTCGTCGTTCGCGTGGTCGGAGGAGGAGGACCCGCTCACGTTCCAGGAACTGGGCGAGATGGGCTACAAGTACATCTTCATCACGCTCTTCGGGCTGCACTCGGGCGCGCACGCCGTCTACGAGGACTTCAGACGGCTGGCCGAAGACGCCGAAGAGGCGCAGTTCGACCTCGAAGGCCGCTACCTCGACCACCCGACCGAGTCCCACCACGAACTCTCGTTCGTCTCGCGGTACCAGGACATCGAGATGGAGTTCGACCCGCTCGCCCGAGAACGCATCGAGGGCTCCGAGGGCTTCTCCGAGGAGGAGAGCGACCCCCTGACCAGCGGCGACGAGGCCGACCCGGTGTCGAGCGAGAGCGACGATGACTGA
- a CDS encoding Mov34/MPN/PAD-1 family protein gives MVLSQFRPRRLVLPAPLLSRLRAHITEEHPSEAGGYLVCEWADASLRAVDTVRLDNESDRPLWQFETTVDDVPAMPRVFYHSHTTPASPSGLTKPDRKVTERFQLVVFAPGGEPGSYRLFHRGVFNWREFAVVVDSESGRTRLPRLV, from the coding sequence GTGGTCCTCTCGCAGTTCCGCCCGCGGCGGCTCGTCCTCCCTGCACCCCTGTTGTCGCGGCTTCGGGCGCACATCACGGAGGAACACCCCAGCGAGGCAGGGGGGTATCTCGTCTGCGAGTGGGCGGACGCCTCGCTGCGGGCCGTCGACACCGTCCGACTCGACAACGAGTCCGACCGCCCGCTGTGGCAGTTCGAGACGACGGTCGACGACGTGCCGGCGATGCCGCGTGTGTTCTATCACTCGCACACGACCCCGGCGTCGCCCTCCGGCCTCACCAAACCCGACCGGAAGGTCACCGAACGGTTTCAGCTGGTCGTGTTCGCACCGGGCGGTGAGCCGGGGAGCTACCGGCTCTTTCACCGTGGCGTGTTCAACTGGCGGGAGTTCGCCGTGGTGGTCGACTCCGAGAGCGGTCGGACGCGCCTCCCGCGACTCGTCTGA